In Enterocloster clostridioformis, one genomic interval encodes:
- a CDS encoding alpha-galactosidase — protein MAIQYQENGRIFTLHTDHSTYQMKADSYGNLLHLYYGDRTEGSMEYLLTFEDRGFSPNPYEAGDDRTYSLDALPQEYPYQGSGDFRSPAFAVEQAGRSYGLNLRYAGYEICKGKYSLPGLPAMYGEGQEDAESLKIRLTDQVSGLAVTLLYGVFPGYDIITRAVCVENGGNGPAALKRVYSACLDFLHGEYDLIQFYGRHAMERNFQRTALCHGAQVIGSRRGTSSHQYNPFLILAGRETTETSGPCYSMSFVYSGPFKAEAETDQYGQTRMAMGLQDEMFSYELKPGERFFGPEVIMGYSGQGLGALSRSIHKAMRRSLCRGKYKTIPRPVLINNWEATYFDFTGEKILDIARQAKDLGVEMMVLDDGWFGNRDSDFSGLGDWQVNVKKLGGSLVSLVSRINGLGMKFGIWVEPEMVSEDSCLYREHPDWAFAVPGRKPVRGRSQLVLDFSRKEVADYIFDSICQVLDSAHIEYLKWDMNRSIADVYSAAGKTAGGDSPGSVLYRYMLGLYDFLERLTKRYPDLLIEGCSGGGGRFDAGMLYYTPQIWCSDNTDAVDRIRIQYGTSFGYPISAVGSHVSAVPNHQTGRITPMKTRGVVAMAGSFGYELNLNAISNEDKKCVREQIDAYHKYWHLIHDGAYYRLTNPFEDREAAAWLFVSEDKGEALLNAVILKTHGNPLSLYVRLEGLEPEAMYRDEDTGAVYPGAGLMSAGMPIPSMKGEYQAWQVHLRRI, from the coding sequence ATGGCAATACAGTATCAGGAAAATGGAAGGATATTCACCCTTCACACGGACCACTCCACATACCAGATGAAGGCAGATTCCTATGGGAATCTGCTTCATCTGTACTACGGAGACAGGACAGAGGGCTCCATGGAATATCTGCTTACCTTTGAGGACAGGGGGTTTTCACCCAACCCATATGAGGCCGGTGATGACAGGACCTATTCCCTGGATGCCCTTCCCCAGGAATATCCATATCAGGGGTCGGGGGACTTCAGAAGCCCTGCCTTTGCAGTGGAACAGGCCGGCCGATCCTATGGACTGAATCTGCGCTATGCCGGGTACGAAATATGCAAAGGGAAATACAGCCTTCCCGGCCTTCCGGCCATGTATGGGGAGGGGCAGGAGGACGCAGAGAGCCTTAAGATACGCCTGACAGACCAGGTCAGCGGGCTGGCGGTTACTCTGCTCTACGGCGTATTCCCCGGATACGACATTATTACCAGGGCAGTCTGTGTGGAAAATGGGGGGAATGGTCCGGCAGCCCTGAAACGGGTATACAGTGCATGTCTGGACTTCCTCCACGGGGAATACGACCTGATTCAGTTTTACGGACGCCATGCAATGGAGCGCAATTTCCAGAGGACCGCCCTGTGTCACGGCGCCCAGGTCATAGGGAGCCGCAGAGGGACTTCCAGCCACCAGTATAATCCATTTCTGATACTGGCAGGACGGGAGACAACGGAAACCTCCGGGCCCTGTTACAGCATGTCCTTTGTGTACAGCGGACCCTTTAAGGCAGAGGCGGAGACGGACCAGTACGGTCAGACCAGGATGGCTATGGGGCTTCAGGATGAGATGTTTTCCTATGAGCTTAAGCCGGGGGAGCGTTTCTTCGGACCTGAGGTAATCATGGGATACAGCGGACAGGGACTGGGAGCATTGTCACGCAGCATCCATAAGGCCATGCGCCGCAGCCTTTGCAGGGGAAAGTACAAGACCATTCCCAGGCCGGTGCTGATCAACAACTGGGAAGCCACCTACTTTGATTTTACCGGAGAAAAGATACTGGACATAGCAAGGCAGGCAAAGGACCTGGGCGTGGAAATGATGGTGCTGGACGACGGATGGTTCGGAAACCGGGATTCGGATTTTTCCGGGCTGGGAGACTGGCAGGTAAACGTAAAAAAGCTGGGCGGTTCCCTGGTCAGCCTGGTCAGCCGGATTAACGGCCTGGGAATGAAATTCGGTATCTGGGTGGAGCCGGAGATGGTATCTGAGGACAGCTGTCTTTACAGGGAACACCCGGACTGGGCCTTTGCCGTGCCCGGAAGGAAGCCGGTCCGGGGCAGAAGTCAGCTGGTGCTGGATTTTTCCAGGAAAGAGGTGGCGGATTACATTTTTGACAGTATATGCCAGGTCCTTGACAGCGCCCATATTGAGTATCTGAAATGGGACATGAACCGCAGCATAGCGGACGTATATTCGGCGGCAGGCAAAACGGCGGGAGGAGACAGTCCGGGCAGCGTCCTGTACCGTTATATGCTGGGACTCTATGACTTCCTGGAGCGCCTGACGAAGCGCTATCCGGACCTTCTGATTGAGGGGTGCAGCGGCGGAGGCGGGCGTTTTGACGCGGGCATGCTGTATTACACGCCGCAAATCTGGTGCAGTGACAATACCGACGCAGTGGACCGCATCCGGATTCAGTACGGCACCTCCTTTGGCTATCCGATCAGCGCGGTGGGTTCCCATGTATCCGCGGTTCCAAACCACCAGACAGGCAGAATCACGCCTATGAAGACCAGGGGAGTGGTTGCCATGGCGGGAAGCTTTGGGTATGAGCTGAATTTAAACGCCATATCAAATGAAGATAAGAAATGCGTGAGGGAACAGATAGACGCGTACCATAAATACTGGCATCTGATTCATGACGGGGCGTATTACCGGCTGACCAATCCCTTTGAGGACAGGGAAGCCGCCGCGTGGCTCTTTGTGAGTGAGGATAAGGGGGAGGCGCTGTTAAATGCGGTGATCCTTAAGACCCACGGCAATCCTCTGTCATTGTATGTCCGCCTGGAGGGACTGGAGCCGGAGGCCATGTACAGGGATGAGGATACAGGGGCCGTATATCCGGGAGCAGGCCTTATGTCGGCCGGAATGCCCATACCGTCCATGAAGGGAGAATACCAGGCGTGGCAGGTACATTTAAGGAGGATATGA
- a CDS encoding carbohydrate ABC transporter permease, with amino-acid sequence MKSLETNRGINTALVYAALGAGALLMIFPFIWMVFTSFKSAGESVQIPPTILPKQWMKENYLRAIASLPIMKLYVNTALLILFRVLCAVAFSSAAGFAFAKLKFKGKNLLFSLVIVQMMLPSQIFIIPQYQMLAGMGLTNSMFALVFPGLVSAFGTFFLRQAYMGIPDELGEAAYLDGCTKWQTFTKVMMPLTKASMAALTIFTAVFAYADLMWPLIANTDLNMMTLSAGLSTLRGQFITNYPVLMAGSVLAMVPMVILYLVFQKQFIEGIAMTGGK; translated from the coding sequence ATGAAATCACTGGAGACAAACCGCGGTATTAATACCGCCCTTGTGTATGCGGCCCTGGGAGCGGGAGCCCTGCTTATGATATTTCCGTTTATATGGATGGTGTTCACCAGCTTCAAATCAGCAGGGGAGAGCGTGCAGATTCCGCCCACCATCCTGCCAAAGCAGTGGATGAAGGAGAACTACCTGAGAGCCATCGCCTCCCTGCCCATTATGAAACTGTATGTGAATACGGCGCTGCTGATCCTGTTTCGGGTGCTCTGCGCGGTAGCGTTTTCCTCTGCAGCCGGGTTCGCATTTGCAAAACTTAAATTCAAGGGGAAAAACCTTCTGTTCTCCCTGGTGATTGTACAGATGATGCTGCCGTCCCAGATATTCATTATTCCCCAGTACCAGATGTTAGCCGGGATGGGGCTGACAAACAGCATGTTTGCGCTGGTATTTCCAGGACTGGTCAGCGCGTTCGGCACCTTTTTCCTCAGGCAGGCTTACATGGGCATTCCGGATGAACTGGGGGAGGCAGCATACCTGGACGGCTGTACCAAGTGGCAGACCTTTACAAAGGTCATGATGCCTCTGACCAAGGCCAGCATGGCTGCCCTTACCATTTTCACCGCGGTGTTCGCGTATGCAGACCTGATGTGGCCTCTGATTGCCAACACCGACCTGAACATGATGACCCTGTCAGCCGGCCTTTCCACCCTGAGAGGACAGTTTATCACCAATTATCCGGTGCTGATGGCAGGCTCTGTCCTGGCCATGGTTCCCATGGTGATTCTGTATCTGGTATTCCAGAAGCAGTTTATTGAAGGCATTGCAATGACAGGCGGAAAATAG
- a CDS encoding carbohydrate ABC transporter permease, with amino-acid sequence MGKKQCLTEDAKWGYLLIAPTIIGLIVLNVYPFLQTLVLSFSTTHPFGYYEVSGVENYVQMFGSKEFWKATWNSIYFCILTVPLGIFLSLLTAVLLNAKIRAKAAFRAIYFLPMVVAPAAIAMVWKWIFNAEYGIINQVIGSRVNWLTNPKLVLPACAVVAVWSAVGYDAVLLLSGIQNISKSYYEAASLDGASKVEQFFKITLPMVSPTLFVVLIMRLMASLKVYDLIYMMVDQTNPALTSAQSLMYLFYRESFVAGNRGYASAIVVWTVLLIGAVTALQFWGQKKWVNYEV; translated from the coding sequence ATGGGTAAGAAACAATGTTTGACAGAGGATGCAAAATGGGGCTATCTGCTTATTGCCCCTACGATAATAGGTCTGATTGTGCTGAACGTATATCCGTTCCTGCAGACCCTGGTACTGAGCTTTTCCACCACCCATCCCTTTGGGTACTATGAGGTCAGCGGGGTGGAGAATTACGTGCAGATGTTTGGAAGCAAGGAGTTTTGGAAGGCTACCTGGAATTCCATTTACTTCTGTATTCTGACCGTGCCCCTGGGAATATTCCTTTCCCTGCTGACCGCTGTTCTGCTCAATGCCAAGATTCGGGCAAAGGCGGCTTTCAGGGCCATCTATTTCCTTCCCATGGTGGTTGCGCCCGCAGCCATAGCCATGGTGTGGAAATGGATTTTCAACGCAGAGTACGGCATTATCAACCAGGTCATCGGAAGCAGGGTCAACTGGCTGACCAATCCGAAGCTGGTGCTCCCCGCCTGCGCGGTGGTGGCAGTCTGGAGCGCGGTGGGATATGACGCGGTTCTGCTGCTGTCGGGAATACAGAACATATCAAAGAGCTACTATGAGGCCGCCAGCCTGGACGGGGCTTCCAAGGTAGAGCAGTTCTTTAAGATTACGCTTCCAATGGTATCGCCCACCCTGTTTGTGGTGTTAATCATGCGGCTCATGGCATCTCTTAAGGTGTACGACCTGATTTACATGATGGTGGACCAGACGAATCCGGCCCTTACAAGCGCCCAGTCACTGATGTATCTCTTCTACCGTGAGTCCTTTGTGGCGGGGAACCGCGGGTACGCCTCCGCCATTGTCGTGTGGACCGTGCTGCTCATAGGAGCCGTGACAGCCTTGCAGTTCTGGGGACAGAAGAAGTGGGTCAACTATGAAGTTTAG
- a CDS encoding ABC transporter substrate-binding protein has product MLKTFKKGLLTAAAAVLGAALLGGCSSGTRASDGLVHLNFQIWDNAQRGGMEAVARAYMDKNPEVEIQVQVTSWDEYWTKLDAAAESGQLPDIFWMHTNQILKYADYGKLEDVTDLYDDVEPDYYTTHFSDISLANARGSDGRMYGVPKDKDTICLVYNREMFDAAGVAYPDESWTWDDLKSASARIHEKTGKYGYMAYADDQLGYWNFVYQAGGYILNEDKTKAGFLDYGTRKAMEFYIGLQKEPWCPDQNYFAETAPGNAFMSEQGAMYLEGNWNLISFMENNKEMIGKWDVAVLPKCPDPVRGDGRATISNGLCYSTGAKGKKLEYARDFLKFAGSEEGQRVQGLSGAAIPAYKGLEDTWISAFDQYDYKLDVQKCVDMFPYGVQSVNNASRPKWKTQINDLLLKIYSGELSLDQGLEDMQKLVDEAKAL; this is encoded by the coding sequence ATGCTTAAAACGTTCAAAAAGGGATTGCTCACAGCGGCGGCAGCCGTGCTGGGGGCAGCTTTGCTGGGAGGATGCAGCTCCGGAACCAGAGCCTCGGACGGCTTGGTGCATCTGAACTTCCAGATTTGGGACAATGCCCAGAGAGGCGGCATGGAAGCGGTAGCCAGGGCTTATATGGATAAGAACCCGGAGGTGGAAATCCAGGTTCAGGTCACCAGCTGGGATGAATATTGGACCAAGCTGGATGCGGCGGCAGAGTCAGGACAGCTGCCGGACATCTTCTGGATGCACACCAATCAGATTCTCAAATATGCGGATTATGGAAAACTGGAGGATGTGACGGATTTATATGACGATGTGGAGCCGGACTATTATACCACCCATTTTTCGGATATTTCACTGGCAAATGCCAGGGGTTCCGACGGAAGGATGTATGGGGTTCCCAAAGATAAGGATACGATCTGCCTGGTCTATAACAGAGAGATGTTTGACGCGGCAGGAGTGGCTTACCCCGATGAGTCCTGGACGTGGGATGACCTGAAGTCTGCGTCTGCCCGGATTCATGAAAAAACCGGAAAATACGGATATATGGCATATGCGGATGATCAGCTGGGATACTGGAATTTCGTATACCAGGCAGGGGGATACATACTGAACGAGGATAAGACAAAGGCAGGGTTCCTGGATTACGGTACCAGGAAGGCCATGGAATTTTACATCGGCCTCCAGAAGGAGCCGTGGTGCCCTGACCAGAACTATTTTGCTGAGACAGCTCCGGGCAACGCGTTTATGTCAGAGCAGGGAGCCATGTACCTGGAAGGAAACTGGAACCTTATCTCCTTCATGGAAAATAACAAGGAGATGATTGGAAAATGGGACGTGGCCGTGCTTCCCAAGTGTCCGGACCCGGTCCGGGGAGACGGCAGGGCCACCATATCCAACGGCCTGTGCTATTCCACCGGAGCCAAGGGAAAGAAGCTGGAATACGCAAGGGATTTCCTGAAATTTGCAGGTTCTGAGGAAGGACAGAGGGTCCAGGGGCTGTCAGGCGCCGCCATACCGGCCTACAAAGGTCTGGAGGATACGTGGATAAGCGCCTTTGACCAATATGACTACAAATTGGATGTCCAGAAATGCGTGGATATGTTTCCCTATGGCGTGCAGAGCGTCAATAACGCATCCAGACCCAAGTGGAAAACCCAGATTAATGACCTGCTGTTAAAGATATACAGCGGCGAGCTGAGTCTGGACCAGGGACTGGAGGACATGCAGAAACTGGTGGACGAGGCAAAGGCGCTGTAA
- a CDS encoding AraC family transcriptional regulator: protein MNNVLFSIFPNERFVDLGLYQYGWEQCEPLHSYGPYARNHYLFHYCISGTGTLISTDSKGVSHTYQIKTGEGFLIYPKQINTYFADKNHPWEYTWVEFDGLRVKEALELAGLTMDAPVYHSNARDLSLELKNEMLYIARHSDQSPFHLIGHLYLLLDYLTRSSASRRLLKTGRLQDFYIREATSFIEQNFQNDISVEDIAAFCNLNRSYFGKIFRDAVGKSPQEFLISYRMTKAAELLKLTELSINDISNAVGYPNQLHFSRAFKKTYGIPPRQWRQENKMAPVT, encoded by the coding sequence ATGAACAATGTACTGTTTTCCATATTTCCCAACGAACGTTTTGTGGATTTGGGTTTATATCAATACGGCTGGGAACAATGTGAACCGCTGCACTCCTACGGTCCCTACGCCAGGAACCACTATCTGTTCCACTACTGCATATCCGGCACAGGCACCCTCATATCCACGGATTCCAAGGGTGTGTCCCACACCTACCAGATTAAAACCGGGGAAGGGTTCCTGATTTATCCTAAACAGATCAACACCTACTTTGCGGACAAGAACCATCCCTGGGAGTACACCTGGGTGGAGTTTGACGGCCTCCGTGTTAAGGAAGCCCTGGAGCTGGCAGGACTGACCATGGATGCCCCTGTATACCATTCCAATGCCCGGGACTTAAGCCTGGAACTGAAAAATGAAATGCTCTACATTGCCAGGCACTCCGACCAGTCGCCCTTCCACCTGATTGGCCATCTTTATCTGCTCCTGGACTATCTGACCCGCTCCTCCGCCTCCCGCAGACTGTTAAAAACAGGCCGTCTCCAGGACTTTTATATACGGGAAGCCACCTCCTTTATCGAGCAGAACTTCCAGAACGACATATCGGTGGAGGACATCGCGGCCTTCTGCAATCTGAACCGCAGCTACTTCGGCAAAATCTTCCGCGACGCGGTGGGTAAGAGTCCTCAGGAATTCCTTATCAGCTACCGCATGACCAAGGCAGCCGAACTGCTGAAACTCACGGAACTGTCCATAAACGACATCAGCAATGCGGTGGGCTATCCCAACCAGCTCCATTTTTCCCGTGCCTTCAAAAAAACATACGGCATCCCGCCACGCCAGTGGCGCCAGGAAAACAAGATGGCTCCGGTCACCTAG
- a CDS encoding RelA/SpoT domain-containing protein, producing the protein MDLISQFIENYKKKINFYETAGRMAARQLESALQAAGIRAIVTSRAKAPGRLKSKVLIRNSRRSVPYKNMREIYEDIADLCGVRVSLYFPGDRDKADSLINDLFLLLETKQFPEQSKAPSYNKRFSGYWANHYRAHMREESLDRSQKKYTTARIEIQVASVLMHAWSEVEHDLVYKPLQGTLSDEELAILDELNGLVLAGEIALERLQNAGNERIRNKNAEFGSQYELASYLYNYLSNNFRPEDIELRMGNIELLFKLSSRLKINSVKELEPVLKSVKFEKDRRNISQQIIDQMITGSEKRYHIYQELRAGQDGISEDERHAVEYFFSQWVPLEQLLNRVSSKNSPKVRGAFNINTLKRLNLLDRECINQIVSLRKIRNVLIHDIEIPEADYINRQGDEAQSLFHKLSEQFAAPA; encoded by the coding sequence ATGGATTTAATCAGCCAGTTCATAGAGAATTACAAGAAAAAGATAAACTTTTATGAGACAGCCGGCCGGATGGCTGCCAGGCAGCTGGAAAGCGCCCTTCAGGCAGCCGGTATCCGGGCCATTGTGACCTCCCGCGCCAAAGCCCCGGGGCGTCTGAAAAGCAAGGTCCTCATACGCAATTCCAGGCGGTCGGTCCCCTATAAAAACATGCGTGAGATATATGAAGATATTGCGGACCTGTGCGGTGTCAGGGTGTCACTGTACTTCCCCGGTGACCGCGATAAGGCGGACAGCCTTATTAACGACCTCTTCCTCCTTCTGGAAACCAAACAGTTTCCGGAACAGTCCAAGGCGCCTTCTTATAACAAGCGTTTTTCCGGTTACTGGGCCAACCATTACCGGGCCCACATGAGGGAGGAGTCGCTGGACCGTTCCCAGAAAAAGTATACCACGGCCCGCATTGAGATACAGGTGGCCTCGGTCCTTATGCACGCCTGGTCCGAGGTGGAGCACGACCTGGTCTACAAGCCCCTGCAGGGAACATTGTCCGACGAGGAGCTGGCGATTCTGGACGAGCTGAACGGCCTGGTCCTTGCCGGCGAGATTGCCCTGGAGCGTCTTCAGAACGCGGGCAATGAGCGCATACGGAACAAAAACGCAGAGTTCGGATCCCAGTACGAGCTGGCTTCCTACCTGTATAATTATCTCAGCAACAACTTCCGCCCCGAGGATATAGAGCTGCGCATGGGCAATATTGAGCTGCTGTTCAAACTCAGCAGCCGCCTGAAGATAAACAGCGTAAAAGAGCTGGAACCGGTACTAAAATCCGTGAAATTCGAGAAGGACCGGCGCAACATCTCCCAGCAGATCATTGACCAGATGATTACGGGAAGTGAAAAGCGCTACCACATCTACCAGGAGCTGCGGGCCGGTCAGGACGGCATCAGCGAGGACGAGCGCCATGCAGTGGAATACTTCTTCAGCCAGTGGGTTCCCCTGGAACAGCTGCTTAACCGCGTCTCCTCCAAAAACTCCCCCAAGGTGCGGGGAGCCTTCAACATCAATACCCTGAAGCGGCTGAATCTGCTGGACAGGGAATGCATCAACCAGATTGTGTCCCTGCGCAAGATTCGCAATGTGCTGATTCACGATATCGAGATTCCGGAAGCAGATTATATCAACCGGCAGGGAGACGAGGCCCAGTCCCTGTTCCACAAGCTGTCGGAACAGTTTGCCGCCCCTGCTTAA
- a CDS encoding aromatic acid exporter family protein — MQRYGRFLKILKIAVGSLLAMAAAQALGLRYSSSAGVITLLSIQDTKRETLRVTAGRLLAFLAAMVLGPVSFALAGYRPLAMGIFLLMFTPLCMKWGIQEGISVNTVLMTHILAEGSMGMADIANEALLLFVGTGMGVLLNLYIPGSGAAIRSAQREIEEKFICLLSQMASELGEPGENGARTDGHGFQALEQALEQGERRAYEGMENSLLADTRYYLGYMGLRKNQFAILCRMRDCFSRMESKPDQASVVASLLESVSGSFHERNNALGLLDELEQVKLQMKAQPLPVHRQEFESRALLYLSLLELEQFLVLKKEFALGLSREEIRRFWGQA; from the coding sequence ATGCAGAGGTACGGCCGTTTTCTTAAAATCTTAAAAATAGCCGTGGGAAGCCTGCTGGCCATGGCTGCCGCCCAGGCGCTGGGCCTTAGGTACAGCTCCTCCGCCGGCGTGATTACCCTGCTCAGCATCCAGGATACGAAGCGGGAAACCTTACGTGTCACGGCCGGGAGGCTGTTAGCTTTCCTGGCCGCAATGGTCCTGGGGCCGGTATCCTTTGCATTGGCAGGATACCGGCCTTTGGCTATGGGGATTTTTCTTCTTATGTTTACTCCGCTGTGCATGAAATGGGGCATACAGGAGGGGATATCCGTGAACACGGTCCTGATGACCCATATTCTGGCCGAGGGTTCCATGGGAATGGCGGACATTGCCAATGAAGCTCTTCTGCTGTTTGTGGGAACGGGTATGGGAGTTTTACTCAACCTGTATATTCCGGGATCGGGGGCAGCCATACGTTCTGCCCAGAGGGAAATTGAAGAAAAGTTTATCTGCCTGCTGAGCCAGATGGCATCAGAGCTTGGGGAGCCGGGAGAGAATGGAGCACGGACGGACGGACACGGGTTTCAGGCCCTGGAACAGGCCCTGGAGCAGGGAGAGCGCAGGGCCTACGAGGGGATGGAGAACAGTCTTTTGGCGGACACACGCTATTACCTTGGCTACATGGGGCTGCGGAAAAACCAGTTTGCCATCCTGTGCAGAATGCGGGACTGTTTTTCGCGAATGGAGTCCAAACCGGACCAGGCGTCTGTGGTGGCGTCCCTGCTTGAATCCGTAAGCGGTTCCTTTCACGAAAGAAACAATGCCCTGGGATTGCTGGATGAGCTTGAGCAGGTGAAATTACAAATGAAGGCCCAGCCTCTTCCTGTCCACAGGCAGGAATTTGAGAGCCGGGCCTTGTTATACTTGAGTCTGCTGGAACTGGAACAGTTCCTGGTGCTGAAAAAGGAGTTTGCGCTGGGGCTGAGCCGGGAGGAAATCCGCAGATTCTGGGGACAGGCATAG
- a CDS encoding C-GCAxxG-C-C family protein, whose product MTIDVESSVHAGKAMGLFLDGYNCAQSVFTAFCDLHGMDEKGALRLSSSFGGGMGRLREVCGALSGIFMTAGLLYGYDR is encoded by the coding sequence ATGACAATCGATGTGGAATCAAGCGTCCATGCGGGAAAGGCCATGGGGCTGTTTCTGGACGGATATAACTGTGCCCAGTCTGTATTTACAGCGTTCTGCGATCTGCACGGCATGGATGAAAAGGGGGCTCTGCGGTTAAGTTCTTCCTTTGGAGGCGGTATGGGGCGGCTGCGTGAGGTTTGCGGGGCGCTCAGCGGCATATTTATGACAGCGGGCCTGCTGTACGGCTATGACAGATAA
- a CDS encoding FAD-dependent oxidoreductase, with amino-acid sequence MRILIVGGVAGGASVAARARRLDARSEIIMFERGHHVSFSNCALPYYLSGTVKDSNALVMMSPEKFRKQYDIEARTDSEVLSVDREKKTIRVRNGCTGDVYEEHYDILVLSPGANPIRPRSIEGVDRPNVFTVRNVTDIVNLKKFVTDCQIQDVAVVGGGFIGIEVAENLSMDGRHVSVIEAQDQIMAPFDYDMVQMLQKELLDHGVDVIVNDGVSAIGEESITLASGKEVKAGMTVLAIGAAPETGLAKAMGLELGETGAIKVDHNYRTSDPDIYAVGDAIEVFNRLTHKPSRLALAGPAQRQARAAADHMYGIPHNNKGVIGSCAVRIFDLNAAATGLNEKTAGAAGIPHDSVYIIPTDKVGLMPGSAPMHFKLVYEYPTGRILGAQAIGRGNVDKRIDVIAAMISMGGTLEDLKELELCYSPVFGTAKDVVNQAALVALNLLYGRVRQVPVTKVRDLVETGAYIIDVRERNEYSLGHLKTSVNIPLSELRDRLDEIPADRPVYLHCRSSQRSYNACMALVNRGYRNVWNISGSYLGICLYEYFTDVTTGREKIVTEYNFK; translated from the coding sequence ATGAGGATATTAATTGTAGGCGGTGTGGCAGGCGGCGCGTCTGTGGCGGCCAGGGCCAGGAGACTGGACGCCAGGTCGGAAATCATCATGTTTGAGAGAGGGCATCATGTGTCATTTTCCAACTGCGCCCTTCCTTACTATCTCAGCGGCACGGTGAAGGACAGCAATGCCCTGGTCATGATGAGTCCGGAGAAGTTCAGGAAGCAGTATGACATTGAGGCGAGAACGGACAGCGAGGTGCTGTCAGTGGACCGGGAGAAGAAAACCATCCGGGTAAGAAACGGATGCACCGGGGATGTCTATGAGGAGCACTATGACATTCTGGTCCTCTCTCCGGGGGCGAATCCCATCCGCCCGAGGAGCATAGAGGGCGTGGACAGGCCCAATGTATTTACTGTGAGGAATGTGACGGATATTGTGAATCTGAAAAAGTTTGTTACCGACTGCCAGATTCAGGATGTGGCTGTGGTGGGAGGCGGATTCATCGGCATTGAAGTGGCTGAGAATCTCAGCATGGACGGAAGGCATGTATCCGTTATTGAGGCCCAGGACCAGATCATGGCGCCCTTTGATTATGATATGGTGCAGATGCTCCAGAAGGAGCTGCTGGACCATGGAGTGGATGTGATCGTAAATGACGGTGTCAGCGCCATCGGGGAAGAAAGCATTACCCTGGCTTCGGGAAAGGAAGTCAAGGCAGGCATGACCGTGCTGGCTATCGGGGCTGCGCCTGAGACAGGACTGGCTAAGGCCATGGGCCTGGAGCTGGGAGAGACAGGAGCCATTAAGGTGGACCACAATTACAGGACAAGCGACCCTGACATCTATGCGGTGGGAGACGCCATAGAGGTGTTTAACAGGCTGACCCATAAGCCGTCCAGGCTGGCGCTGGCAGGCCCGGCCCAGAGACAGGCCAGGGCAGCGGCGGACCATATGTACGGCATTCCCCATAATAATAAGGGGGTTATTGGTTCCTGCGCGGTCCGTATTTTTGACCTGAACGCGGCAGCAACCGGGCTGAACGAAAAGACAGCCGGTGCAGCCGGTATTCCCCATGATTCCGTCTATATTATCCCAACGGATAAGGTTGGGCTGATGCCGGGAAGCGCTCCCATGCACTTTAAACTGGTTTATGAATATCCCACAGGAAGGATTCTGGGAGCCCAGGCCATTGGACGGGGGAATGTGGATAAGAGGATAGATGTCATTGCGGCCATGATTTCCATGGGAGGAACTCTGGAGGATTTAAAGGAGCTGGAGCTGTGCTATTCTCCTGTATTCGGTACTGCCAAGGATGTGGTGAACCAGGCGGCCCTGGTGGCCCTGAACCTGCTCTATGGACGGGTAAGGCAGGTGCCTGTGACAAAGGTACGGGATCTGGTGGAGACAGGCGCGTATATCATTGATGTCCGCGAAAGGAATGAGTACAGCCTGGGCCACTTAAAGACATCCGTCAATATCCCGTTGTCAGAGCTGCGGGACCGTCTGGATGAGATACCGGCGGATCGTCCTGTATATCTCCACTGCCGTTCCAGCCAGAGAAGCTATAATGCGTGTATGGCCCTTGTGAACCGGGGCTACAGGAATGTGTGGAATATATCAGGTTCTTATCTGGGAATCTGTCTGTATGAATATTTTACGGATGTGACCACCGGACGAGAGAAAATCGTAACCGAGTATAATTTTAAGTGA
- a CDS encoding C-GCAxxG-C-C family (seleno)protein: MTRDRIYGYFIEKDNNCAETMLRALNDEYQLGIPDDSVKLVGGFGGGMGCGKACGALCGGCSAISYRLIKERAHATPELKPAVAAFAEEFVERFGSDACCELVKTYKQEDTRCLDMICMAADIADECFERILSAEERK, translated from the coding sequence ATGACAAGGGACAGGATATATGGGTACTTCATTGAAAAGGATAATAACTGTGCGGAAACCATGCTGCGTGCCCTGAATGACGAATATCAACTGGGAATACCGGACGACTCGGTAAAACTGGTGGGCGGATTCGGAGGGGGAATGGGCTGCGGGAAGGCCTGCGGCGCCTTGTGCGGAGGATGTTCCGCCATCAGCTACCGGCTCATTAAGGAAAGGGCCCATGCAACCCCTGAGCTTAAACCGGCCGTGGCTGCGTTTGCAGAGGAATTCGTGGAGCGTTTTGGTTCAGATGCCTGCTGTGAGCTGGTAAAGACCTATAAACAAGAAGATACCCGCTGTCTCGACATGATTTGCATGGCTGCGGACATTGCAGATGAATGTTTTGAGAGAATCCTATCAGCGGAAGAAAGGAAATAG